In one Tessaracoccus palaemonis genomic region, the following are encoded:
- a CDS encoding ROK family transcriptional regulator, protein MAESTRTLRSAPAVAGRVDQAHMRAANMGLILRHLRSTGGSSRARLATETGLSKSTMSSVISDLVERGLVSEGAPDRTGLVGRPGLLVTIDGSHVAGLGVEINVDYIALTAVDLAGRVIRETTAPIAVQTLEADAVIDRVASLASRTLASLREAGFHVVAMKVAATGVIDYRSGTVRFAPNLGWRNVPLIAELAARLGPDAPPLQLESDAKFAAVAEYATYAGRGVEDLLYLTGDVGVGAGIVAGGRLVRGWSGFSGEVGHMPLDPERRPCACGRVGCWETIVGLTALFGLVDPDGTELSDPTLPLEDRLQIVRARAEDGDRRTLDALATITANLATGVSILVDILNPQVVVLGGYFAYFGDQLLAPLGAALGARRMDEGSSVELAVSSMGIISASRGAAQAAIEGVFVDPTSVPPLA, encoded by the coding sequence ATGGCGGAGAGCACACGGACACTGCGGTCCGCGCCCGCGGTCGCCGGTCGGGTCGACCAGGCGCACATGAGGGCCGCCAACATGGGGCTCATCCTCCGGCATCTGCGATCCACCGGCGGAAGCTCCCGCGCGCGACTCGCGACCGAGACGGGCCTGTCGAAGTCGACGATGTCGAGCGTCATCAGTGACTTGGTCGAGCGAGGCCTCGTCAGCGAAGGGGCCCCCGACCGCACCGGCCTCGTCGGCCGCCCCGGCCTGCTCGTGACGATCGACGGCAGCCACGTCGCCGGCCTCGGCGTCGAGATCAACGTCGACTACATCGCGCTCACAGCGGTCGATCTCGCCGGCCGGGTCATCCGGGAGACAACGGCGCCGATCGCCGTCCAGACCCTCGAGGCCGACGCCGTCATCGACCGCGTGGCCTCCCTCGCGTCCCGCACGCTCGCGTCGCTGCGGGAGGCGGGCTTCCACGTCGTGGCCATGAAGGTCGCGGCCACCGGCGTCATCGACTACCGCTCGGGGACCGTGCGCTTTGCGCCCAATCTGGGCTGGCGCAACGTGCCGCTGATCGCCGAACTCGCCGCCCGGCTCGGCCCTGACGCCCCGCCCCTCCAGCTTGAGAGTGATGCGAAGTTTGCCGCGGTGGCCGAGTACGCCACCTACGCGGGCAGGGGCGTCGAGGACCTGCTCTACCTCACGGGCGACGTCGGCGTCGGAGCTGGCATCGTCGCGGGTGGGCGGCTCGTGCGAGGCTGGTCCGGGTTCTCCGGCGAGGTCGGGCACATGCCGCTCGACCCCGAGCGTCGTCCCTGCGCGTGCGGCCGGGTCGGCTGCTGGGAGACCATCGTGGGATTGACCGCGCTGTTCGGGCTCGTGGACCCCGACGGCACGGAACTCTCCGATCCGACGCTGCCGCTGGAGGACCGGCTGCAGATCGTCCGGGCGCGCGCGGAGGATGGCGACCGGCGGACCCTCGACGCCCTGGCGACGATCACGGCCAACCTCGCCACGGGCGTGTCGATCCTCGTGGACATCCTCAACCCGCAGGTCGTCGTGCTCGGCGGCTACTTCGCGTACTTCGGCGACCAGCTGCTCGCCCCGCTGGGTGCCGCACTCGGGGCCCGTCGGATGGACGAGGGCAGTTCGGTCGAGCTCGCCGTCAGCTCCATGGGGATCATCAGCGCCTCGCGAGGGGCCGCCCAGGCGGCCATCGAGGGCGTGTTCGTCGACCCGACGAGCGTCCCACCGCTCGCCTGA
- a CDS encoding ROK family transcriptional regulator, giving the protein MSDVTTGADASTVRHWNERAVIDAMEGRANLRVAEVATLTGLTSASAGDVLRGLQRKGWVEELSPERSGMGRPARSYRLRELPVSVLGVDVGGHTVRAVLLRPDGTVEQVGRAAIPEPRAAVASMLDAVRRATQGVDPDAVWMTGAAISGAIDTTGTVIRSVALPHLEGLDAHAILASAVPGPLRIYHDTRAALWAESTAVAPRHVMLIHLGRRPSIAWVLNGADYLGAHGTAGDLATSDLIQPWEGIARHAGLPDPVGASLEAAGAGDREAVSSAREFFRRITPQLAFAIALVDPATVVVAGALAPAVRDLGEEFRVAVSARVQVAPEIRFSSLDEFAVASGAAQLARARVRRLLLENPGGVAAAQRSSLGGSPSVS; this is encoded by the coding sequence ATGAGCGACGTGACCACGGGTGCGGACGCGTCGACCGTCCGCCACTGGAACGAACGCGCCGTCATCGATGCCATGGAGGGCCGGGCGAACCTGCGGGTCGCGGAGGTGGCGACGCTGACCGGCCTCACGTCGGCCTCGGCCGGCGACGTGCTGCGCGGGCTGCAACGCAAGGGCTGGGTCGAGGAGCTGAGCCCGGAACGCTCCGGCATGGGCCGCCCCGCGCGCTCCTACCGCCTCCGCGAGCTGCCCGTCAGCGTGCTCGGCGTCGACGTCGGCGGACACACCGTCCGTGCAGTCCTCCTGCGCCCCGACGGCACCGTCGAGCAGGTCGGCAGGGCCGCCATCCCGGAGCCCCGCGCCGCGGTCGCGTCCATGCTCGACGCGGTCCGCCGGGCCACGCAGGGCGTAGACCCCGACGCGGTCTGGATGACCGGGGCCGCCATCTCGGGGGCGATCGACACCACCGGAACGGTCATCCGCTCGGTCGCGCTGCCGCATCTCGAGGGGCTCGACGCGCACGCCATCCTCGCCTCGGCGGTACCCGGCCCGCTGCGGATCTACCACGACACTCGCGCGGCGCTCTGGGCCGAGTCGACCGCCGTCGCGCCGCGCCACGTCATGCTGATCCACCTCGGTCGTCGCCCCAGCATCGCCTGGGTCCTCAACGGCGCCGACTATCTCGGCGCGCATGGCACGGCGGGAGACCTCGCGACCAGCGATCTCATCCAGCCCTGGGAGGGGATCGCGCGTCACGCGGGCCTGCCCGACCCCGTCGGCGCCTCGCTCGAGGCGGCCGGCGCGGGGGACAGGGAGGCCGTGTCGTCGGCGCGGGAGTTCTTCCGGCGGATCACGCCGCAGCTCGCGTTCGCGATCGCGTTGGTCGATCCGGCCACGGTCGTCGTCGCGGGGGCGCTGGCCCCTGCGGTGCGCGACCTCGGCGAGGAGTTCCGCGTGGCGGTGTCCGCGCGCGTCCAGGTTGCGCCGGAGATCCGCTTCTCCTCCCTCGACGAGTTTGCGGTGGCGTCCGGCGCGGCGCAGCTGGCGCGGGCCCGTGTCCGGCGTCTCCTGCTTGAGAACCCGGGCGGTGTGGCAGCCGCGCAGCGGTCCAGCCTGGGCGGCAGCCCGTCGGTCAGCTGA
- a CDS encoding galactokinase family protein yields MTRWFAPGRIEVLGKHTDYAGGQSLIMALDRGVTVDVRPAPDGVTASTDAVRGAVELRSATDLPAGHWANYLRVILGRLERNFGRVAPCTIDIASTLPLASGMSSSSALLVATAMALVRFNGFDETAVWAREITSPEALATYLACIENGSSFGDLVGDKGVGTFGGSEDHTAMVCCREDHVTRFRFGPAVRQGDVRVPDGLTFVAATSGVLAEKTGAARDAYNRASLTAQAVTRRWNDATGRADAHLGAAITSAPDAVDRLTALVADDQVLADRLGHFLAESERLVPGAASALAAGDLTSLGGICDESQRLASTLLRNQVPETDRLAALARSLGAHASSAFGAGFGGSVWALTDGAGARDFAADWLAAYRAEFPQHALTSSALVSRPSGPQGEIVA; encoded by the coding sequence GTGACCCGCTGGTTCGCGCCCGGCCGCATCGAGGTGCTCGGCAAGCACACCGACTACGCCGGCGGCCAGTCACTCATCATGGCGCTCGACCGCGGGGTCACCGTCGACGTGCGGCCGGCCCCCGACGGGGTGACCGCGAGCACCGACGCCGTGCGCGGGGCCGTGGAGCTGCGCTCCGCCACCGACCTCCCCGCCGGCCACTGGGCCAACTACCTGCGCGTCATCCTCGGCCGCCTCGAGCGGAACTTCGGCCGGGTAGCGCCCTGCACGATCGACATCGCGTCGACCCTCCCGCTCGCCTCGGGCATGAGCAGCTCGTCGGCGCTGCTGGTCGCGACGGCGATGGCGCTCGTGAGATTCAACGGGTTCGACGAGACCGCCGTGTGGGCCCGCGAGATCACCAGCCCAGAGGCGCTCGCCACCTACCTCGCGTGCATCGAGAACGGCTCATCCTTCGGCGACCTCGTCGGTGACAAGGGCGTCGGCACCTTCGGCGGATCCGAGGACCATACCGCGATGGTGTGCTGCCGCGAGGACCACGTCACGAGGTTCCGCTTCGGACCCGCCGTCCGTCAGGGCGACGTCCGCGTCCCCGACGGCCTGACCTTCGTGGCTGCGACCAGCGGGGTGCTGGCCGAGAAGACCGGCGCCGCGCGCGACGCCTACAACCGCGCTTCGCTGACGGCCCAGGCCGTGACTCGTCGCTGGAACGACGCGACCGGACGCGCCGATGCCCACCTCGGCGCAGCCATCACCTCCGCTCCCGATGCCGTCGACCGGCTGACCGCGCTGGTCGCCGATGACCAGGTCCTCGCGGACCGCCTCGGGCACTTCCTCGCCGAGTCCGAACGACTCGTTCCCGGCGCGGCGTCCGCGCTGGCCGCCGGCGACCTGACCTCCCTCGGCGGGATCTGCGACGAGTCGCAGCGCCTTGCCTCGACGCTCCTGCGCAACCAGGTGCCGGAGACGGACCGGCTCGCCGCGCTCGCCCGCTCGCTGGGCGCGCACGCGTCGTCCGCCTTCGGTGCCGGCTTCGGCGGTAGCGTGTGGGCACTCACGGACGGGGCCGGGGCACGTGACTTCGCCGCTGACTGGCTGGCCGCCTACCGGGCCGAGTTCCCCCAGCACGCGCTGACCAGTTCGGCGCTGGTGTCGCGACCGTCGGGGCCCCAGGGGGAGATCGTCGCCTGA
- a CDS encoding nucleotidyltransferase family protein — MSTEIARVRTALVMARGLGTRMRAAAEETQLDAAQSRMAERGMKGMIDVGRPFLDHVVSAAADAGVTRVVLVIGPEHDEIRNYYGTVPADRVTFEFAVQAEPLGTGDAVACARAVIGDEPFFVLNSDNYYPASALEQLQGVDGMGLVGFDAAALSTKGNIPAERVRSFALIEVTPDGHLASIVEKPDAETFARLGADAPVSMNCYRFTPEIFDHLAELTPSARGEYELTDAVRAALASGDRIAVVRSDEPVLDLSTRHDVAGVQAILKDREVRL; from the coding sequence ATGAGCACTGAGATTGCACGGGTCCGCACGGCCCTGGTGATGGCCCGCGGACTGGGCACGCGCATGCGGGCCGCCGCGGAGGAGACGCAGCTCGACGCCGCGCAGTCGCGCATGGCCGAGCGCGGCATGAAGGGCATGATCGACGTCGGCCGCCCGTTCCTCGACCACGTCGTGTCGGCCGCCGCCGACGCCGGCGTTACGCGCGTCGTCCTCGTCATCGGCCCCGAACACGACGAGATCCGCAACTACTACGGCACGGTCCCTGCCGACAGGGTGACGTTCGAGTTCGCGGTGCAGGCGGAGCCGCTCGGCACCGGCGACGCGGTTGCCTGCGCCCGGGCGGTCATCGGCGACGAGCCGTTCTTCGTCCTGAACTCCGACAACTACTACCCGGCCTCCGCCCTTGAGCAACTGCAGGGCGTCGACGGCATGGGTCTGGTGGGGTTCGACGCGGCGGCCCTCTCGACGAAGGGCAATATCCCGGCCGAGCGCGTCCGCAGCTTCGCGCTCATCGAGGTCACCCCCGACGGCCACCTCGCGTCCATCGTCGAGAAGCCGGACGCCGAGACGTTCGCCCGGCTGGGCGCGGACGCGCCTGTCAGCATGAACTGCTACCGCTTCACCCCCGAGATCTTCGACCACCTGGCCGAGCTGACCCCGTCGGCCCGCGGCGAGTATGAGCTCACCGACGCGGTGCGCGCGGCGCTCGCGTCCGGCGACCGGATCGCGGTCGTCCGTTCCGACGAGCCGGTCCTCGACCTCTCCACGCGCCACGACGTCGCCGGCGTGCAGGCCATCCTGAAGGATCGCGAGGTCCGCCTGTGA
- a CDS encoding phosphoglucomutase/phosphomannomutase family protein — protein MIHFGTGGWREIIGDGFTRANVRRVVQALCTRMADEGVAERGVIVGYDRRFLSKEAAEWAVEVFVGNGVPVTLIDRPAPTPMFMWTVRDKGCAYGLAVTASHNPALYNGLKIFTEGGRDAEVEITNELADAANLLTDADIVAVEDVRANPLTTLQTSMNWYIDSIMDQLDLEAIRHRHLNIVLDPMFGVSQTCLQTILMTARCQVDVINARHDALFGGRLPSPNAHTLDSLRQAVVESGADLGIATDGDADRLGIIDDLGNFLHPNQILVLLYHYLISSKGWEGPAVRNMSTTHMLDRVAEAHGQVCYEVPVGFKWISAKMAETDAVIGGESSGGLTVRGHIPGKDGVQAGSLLVEMVAKSGRKLSELWGEMVELYGQAEMVEDAYGFNAERREALMQRIFVDHDLPEFPVKVERIGWDDGCKVYFDNGGWATIRFSGTEPVLRVFCEMPAQAEAAAVSSLIATHYDLH, from the coding sequence ATGATTCACTTCGGTACTGGCGGTTGGCGAGAGATCATCGGCGACGGGTTCACCCGCGCCAACGTGCGGCGCGTGGTGCAGGCGCTCTGCACCCGCATGGCGGACGAGGGGGTCGCCGAGCGGGGCGTCATCGTCGGCTACGACCGCCGCTTCCTGTCGAAGGAGGCCGCCGAGTGGGCGGTGGAGGTGTTCGTCGGCAACGGCGTGCCCGTGACCCTGATCGACCGGCCCGCGCCGACCCCGATGTTCATGTGGACCGTCCGCGACAAGGGCTGCGCCTACGGCCTGGCCGTCACCGCGAGCCACAACCCCGCGCTGTACAACGGCCTGAAGATCTTCACCGAGGGCGGGCGAGACGCCGAGGTCGAAATCACCAACGAGCTCGCCGACGCCGCGAACCTGCTGACCGACGCGGACATCGTCGCCGTCGAGGACGTCCGCGCCAACCCGCTGACGACGCTCCAGACCTCGATGAACTGGTACATCGACTCGATCATGGACCAGCTCGACCTCGAGGCGATCCGGCACCGCCACCTGAACATCGTGCTCGACCCGATGTTCGGCGTCTCGCAGACCTGCCTGCAGACGATCCTCATGACCGCGCGCTGCCAGGTCGACGTCATCAACGCCCGGCACGACGCTCTGTTCGGCGGGCGGCTCCCCTCCCCCAACGCGCACACTCTCGACTCGCTGCGGCAGGCCGTCGTGGAGAGCGGCGCCGACCTCGGGATCGCGACCGACGGCGACGCCGACCGGCTCGGGATCATCGACGACCTCGGCAACTTCCTGCACCCGAACCAGATCCTCGTGCTGCTGTACCACTACCTGATCTCCAGCAAGGGCTGGGAGGGGCCGGCGGTGCGCAACATGTCGACGACCCACATGCTCGACCGCGTCGCCGAAGCGCACGGCCAGGTCTGTTACGAGGTCCCCGTCGGCTTCAAGTGGATCTCCGCGAAGATGGCCGAGACCGACGCCGTCATCGGCGGCGAGTCCTCCGGCGGCCTGACCGTCCGCGGTCACATCCCCGGCAAGGACGGCGTGCAGGCCGGGTCGCTGCTCGTGGAGATGGTCGCGAAGAGCGGCCGGAAGCTCAGCGAGCTGTGGGGCGAGATGGTCGAGCTCTACGGCCAGGCCGAGATGGTCGAGGACGCCTATGGCTTCAATGCCGAGCGCCGCGAGGCGCTGATGCAGCGGATCTTCGTCGATCACGACCTGCCGGAGTTCCCCGTCAAGGTGGAGCGGATCGGCTGGGACGACGGCTGCAAGGTCTACTTCGACAACGGCGGCTGGGCGACCATCCGCTTCTCCGGCACCGAGCCCGTCCTCCGCGTGTTCTGCGAGATGCCGGCCCAGGCCGAGGCGGCCGCCGTCAGCTCCCTGATCGCAACCCACTACGACCTCCACTGA
- a CDS encoding SRPBCC family protein has translation MPAGFMIELTCDAPPDDVLRRVLDLRAHSRVIPLTRVTPEMAADQLAVGAVFVARTSVGPVGFDDPMRVDQLSFRPATVTIVKLGKAIGGAVCIRVDPTTGGSRMRWEQSVDLPWLPQVLQPATARVLRGGYRRILRRLMKASLPAS, from the coding sequence ATGCCCGCAGGTTTCATGATCGAGCTGACGTGCGATGCCCCACCCGACGACGTGCTTCGCCGGGTGCTCGATCTGCGGGCCCACAGCCGCGTGATTCCGCTGACCCGAGTCACGCCGGAAATGGCCGCCGATCAGCTCGCCGTCGGGGCCGTGTTCGTGGCGCGGACGTCTGTCGGGCCCGTCGGATTCGACGACCCGATGCGCGTCGACCAACTGAGCTTCCGGCCCGCGACCGTGACGATCGTCAAGCTCGGCAAGGCCATCGGCGGGGCTGTCTGCATCCGCGTCGACCCGACGACCGGCGGCAGCCGCATGCGCTGGGAGCAGAGCGTCGACCTACCCTGGCTGCCTCAGGTCCTCCAGCCCGCGACCGCTCGTGTGCTCCGCGGAGGATACCGACGGATACTGCGACGGCTCATGAAGGCGTCTCTACCCGCCTCCTAG